A stretch of the Fimbriimonadaceae bacterium genome encodes the following:
- a CDS encoding STAS domain-containing protein, whose translation MQITERRVGNAVILDLVGELTYANRATFKGAVDRVKSSGCRQVILNMHGVRFLDSSALGTLALVAQSLSGTPGRIALLNPQSYVKEIITLANLHQMLPVYHSEQDAIAATNLPAAG comes from the coding sequence GGAATGCCGTCATTCTCGATCTGGTCGGGGAGCTGACCTACGCCAACCGCGCTACCTTCAAGGGGGCGGTCGATCGCGTGAAATCGAGCGGTTGCCGCCAGGTGATTCTCAACATGCACGGGGTTCGATTTTTGGATAGTTCCGCGCTCGGGACCCTGGCGCTCGTGGCGCAAAGCCTGAGCGGCACGCCGGGACGGATCGCGCTGTTGAACCCCCAAAGTTACGTGAAAGAGATCATTACGTTGGCCAATCTCCATCAGATGTTGCCCGTTTATCACTCGGAACAGGACGCGATTGCGGCAACGAATCTGCCCGCGGCCGGTTGA